The Brevinematales bacterium genome window below encodes:
- a CDS encoding phosphatidylglycerophosphatase A has product MAKGVFFKKLREFLVTGFFIGYIPFFPGMFGTLMGAGIYVLLSEFAYIYYPVTALFLIVAFPLSDYAEKHIFKETNSPHIVIDEIVGFMVAMTTFPFIAKWGGPVDAVTLSSLKFLVIGIILFRVFDSWKPFPIKRALNIGGGAGIVLDDLIAAVYTNIMLQFLRIFDSQFHY; this is encoded by the coding sequence ATGGCTAAGGGTGTGTTTTTTAAAAAACTGAGAGAATTCCTGGTAACCGGTTTTTTCATCGGTTATATTCCGTTCTTCCCGGGAATGTTCGGCACGCTGATGGGCGCCGGGATATATGTCCTTTTAAGCGAATTCGCCTATATCTATTATCCTGTGACAGCGCTTTTCCTGATCGTCGCGTTTCCGTTATCGGACTACGCGGAGAAGCACATCTTTAAGGAAACGAATAGCCCGCACATCGTCATCGATGAAATTGTCGGATTTATGGTTGCGATGACCACATTCCCGTTTATCGCAAAATGGGGCGGCCCGGTCGATGCTGTAACATTATCGAGTCTAAAGTTCCTTGTGATAGGAATTATACTCTTCCGGGTATTCGACAGCTGGAAGCCGTTTCCCATCAAGAGGGCGTTAAATATCGGGGGAGGCGCGGGAATTGTGCTGGACGACCTGATCGCCGCAGTCTATACAAATATCATGCTGCAGTTTTTACGGATATTCGACTCACAGTTCCATTATTAA
- a CDS encoding CDP-alcohol phosphatidyltransferase family protein, protein MSREKPLKFVWTIPNALTIFRIVLIPPILIMIYLDNWVSLIVGAILYGISAITDALDGKIARMLNQQSEFGAYLDPLADKFLVIGCYAVFALKPELRIPFWLVIPILLRDIWTTWLRSDCLKKGIKFTTSLIAKAKTLVQMIGAALIIIAMLLFRAGAHSVSITSVEYKTIIIDILGEGMVWLIYFPVVLTTLIVLFTLYTAFDYYMQIRKTERGENDG, encoded by the coding sequence TTGAGCCGTGAAAAACCCCTGAAGTTCGTATGGACGATTCCCAACGCGTTGACGATATTCCGTATCGTACTGATTCCCCCGATACTCATTATGATCTATCTCGATAACTGGGTCTCCCTGATAGTCGGGGCGATACTGTACGGGATATCCGCTATCACGGACGCGCTCGATGGAAAGATCGCGAGGATGCTGAACCAGCAAAGCGAGTTCGGGGCGTACCTCGACCCCCTCGCGGACAAATTTCTCGTGATCGGGTGCTACGCCGTATTCGCGCTGAAACCCGAGCTTCGGATACCCTTCTGGCTTGTAATACCCATACTCCTTCGGGATATCTGGACTACATGGCTGCGGTCGGATTGTCTGAAAAAGGGCATCAAGTTTACCACATCCCTGATCGCGAAGGCGAAGACGCTCGTGCAGATGATCGGCGCGGCGCTGATTATTATAGCGATGCTTCTTTTCAGGGCGGGCGCGCACTCGGTGAGTATCACTTCGGTGGAATATAAGACGATAATTATCGATATACTGGGTGAAGGGATGGTCTGGCTGATTTATTTTCCCGTTGTCTTGACAACTTTGATAGTTCTTTTTACGCTTTATACTGCGTTTGATTATTATATGCAGATTCGTAAAACGGAACGGGGAGAAAACGATGGCTAA